The genomic region CCGCGCTCGTCCACGAGGTACCGCCCGACCACCGCCTCCGCCACCACCTCGTCGTAGGCGGGATCCACCACGTGCAACCAGTTGCTGGGCACCCGCCGCGCGCGTTCCCGCATCTCCCCCGTCACCAGCGGCTTGATCATGCACGCATTGTGCCGAACCGTGCGCGGAGAGTCGCGACGAATGAGAACATTCGAGACGTGACCGACCCGTACGAGTACCTCGCCACGTTCGAGCAGCGCCTCACCCAGGCCCAGGACCAGGCCAACGCCATCCAGACGGCCTTCCGCGACTCCCGCACCGAAGCCCAAAGCCCCGACGGCTCGGTCATCATCACCGTCGGCTCCGGCGGCCGCATCGAGTCCCTGCAACTCACCCCGCGCGCCGACGACCTGGGCCACACCACCCTGGCCCGCACCATCATGGACACCATCCGCCGCGCCCAGGTCGAAGCCGCCCGCAAGATCGAGACCACCCTCCAGCCCCTGCTCGGCGACGGCGAGGGCATGGCGTTCCTGCGCGAGCAGATCGACCAGGGCATCGCCGTGATCGACCCGGCAGGCACCGTCGAGCCCCCACCCGCACCCGGCCGCCCCGCTCCGCCGCGCGGCGATGACGACGACTTCGGCGGAAACTCGGTGCTGCGATGACCGGCGCCTTCCGCACCCAGGCCGACGCCGTCGCCGCCCACGGCAAGATGCTCGTCGGCCAACTCTCCCCGTCCCTGCAGGAGGCCGCCTCAGCCTCCCAGGTGAGCCTTGGTCCGAACGTCATGGGCGAGCTCTGCCAGATGTGGTCGTTCATCTTCAACGACGAGCTCGACGACGCCAAAGCCCTGCTCGCCTCCCTTCCCAAGGCCTTCGAGGCCACCGGCGACAGCCTCTGCTCGACCGCCGAGACCTACCGGCAGGCGGACGACGGCAACCGGATCGCGTTGGACGGAGTGGACCGATGACGAACCCACTGATCAAGCAGAAGGAGAACGAGCAGAAGTACTACGCCGGCGCCGGCATGTTCGACTCGGCGGAAGACGTGATCAAGCCGTTCGCCGAGGGGAAAGCCGTCGACCCGGTCGCGCTCGGCATCGACTCGGCCGCCTTGGCGATGGACGTGGCCGGATTCCTCACCGACCCGCTCGGCTCGCTGGCGTCGTCCGTGGTCGGGTGGATCATCGAGAACGTCGGCTTCGTCCGCGAGGCGTTCGACAAGCTCATGGGCGACCCGCCCGCCATCGAGGCGGTCGGCACCACCTGGGAGAACATCTCGAAGCGCCTGGCCGACGAGGCGAAGCACTACGAGACGAACGCGAAAACCCTCGAGGGTTGGACCGGGAACGCCGCCGACACGTACCGAACTCGCTGCACCAGTCTCGTCTCCGCACTTCAAGCCTCCTCCGCCGCCGCGGCATCGGCAGCGAACAAGGTCAAGGTCGCCGGCGCCGTCGTGGCCGCCACCCGAGCACTGATCCGCGACCTCCTCGCCGACCTCGCGGGCACCCTGCTCATGTGGGGCATCCCAGCTGCGGCGTCGGCCGTTCCGACCGCGGGTGCCTCGATCGCGGCGTTCATCACCCGCGCGATCACAAAGGCCGTCGAGATCGGGACCAAGATCGCCCGGTTCGTCGCCAAGCTGTTCAAGGCTCTGGAGAAGCTCGGTTCGTTGGCCAAACGGGCAGGAGCGGCCATGCGCAAACAGGCCGACGAGCTCTCGTCGCTGAGCAAGCAGATGCCGAACAGCCCGCACGGCAACCAGCGCGCGGCCGAGCTCGCCTCCGACTCCGCCACCAAGGTGTCCAGGGCCGACTCGCTGGACAACATCGGCGACAGCCTGTCGAACGCCGGCAAGCGCCTGCAGGACGGAGTCGACAGCGCGACGAACAAGGTCGACGACGTCGTGCAGCGCACGAGCCAGAAGGTCGATGACTGGGCGGCGCGGGTGAAGGAGAACGGACCTGCGCGCAAGCAGAAGATCAAGGACTTCTACGACACGATGAACCAACCGCCCCTGACCACGAAGGAACGGAACATGGGTGACCCGAGCACCCAGATGGGCCGCGCCGCCGACCGCATCGACGCGCCGCTGAGCAAAGGCCTGCTGGATGGCCAGAACTGGGTGCGTGCCGTCGCCAGCCGCGACCTCCACCACCTCGTGCCGAACTGGGGTGACCTGGTCCACCCGGCGAAGGAACTCTCCAAGGAGCTGAACAAGGCCGAGGGCGGAGGCCACAAGGACCAGGGAGCAGGCCGATGACCACGCGGGTGATCACCACTGTGCTGCTCTGGCTGGCCATCTTCTACGGCGCGCAGGCCGCTTCACTCGCGTTCGACGGTGAGGCGTCCTCCGGCGGTGAGACCAAGGGCCACGCCCAGGACATCTCGTGCAAGCGCAACCCCTGGGCGTTCGGCCTGCTCTGGTCCTGCGACGCCACCATCGTCGCCAACGACGGCAAGCGCTACGCCTACCACCGCGACAACTCCATCCTGACCCCCGCCGACGTGGGCCGTCAGGTGCCGATGACCACGAACAGCGTCCGGTCGGGGAGGTCCTCGCAAGCGAGCACGGAGTGGGGCTTGGCCGAGCGCAGGGAACCGAACACCGCAGCCGCCGTGCTCTGCGCCATCGGGCTCCTGATCGTCGGCGTCATCATCACGTTCCGCCTGTTTCGCAAGAAGGCCGTGTCGTGAAAGGACACCACCAACGCTGGCTCGCCCTGGCCTGGTCGGGCTCGTGCCTGGTCGGCGCAGCCTTCCTGCTGTTCTACTGGGAGGACTACGGCCCATGGCAGATCACGGCCGCAGTCGTCCTCATCGCCGCCGGCCTCGTCGGCACCGGCATCGCCTGGCAGAACAGCCGCTCGAAACGCACCTCCCCACGCGCCGAGATGCGCCGCCTCCGCGCCGACGCCCCGCGATACGTCGCCGCAGGCCTGCTCGCCCTCACCGCCGCCTACTTCACCCACGGCCTGCTGATCACCGCACGCGCCGACACCTGGCCCCGCGCTGTCGAAGGCACCGGCACCGCCACCTCCTGCGACCGCGACTGGCGCTACCTCACCGCCACCTGGCGCTGCACCGTCGACATCACCGGGAACACCGGCGAGCAGCTCACGCAGACGATGGCCCACTCGCAGTTCACCGACGCGGACCTCGGTCGCCCGAAGCCCGTCACGTTCACCGGTTCCGAGTGGGAGGCCGTGGACCAGCCTCGCGAACACCGGTTCGCCAAGGCGTTGCTGGCCCTGCTGCTGGCCGGCGGCACCGCACTCCTCGCCAAACCGCTCTACGACCTGTCACGCATCCGCGACCTCGAGAACCCCGGCCTGCCGCCGCGTTTCCTGCGAGCCGGCGTGTCCGGCTCACCGGTGCACCGGTCGACGCCCGCTGGGATCCCGCACTCACACCGGCGATGACGCACACCGGCCACTGTGTGGAGGAGGAACCGGTGCTGGACGACCTCCTCGACGACCTGTCGGCCTGATGGCGCCGGGCGGGGCACCCGAACGAGCGATAGACAACCGCTACGGTGGTGCAGGTGACGACGTTTCCGACGGTGCCCGCGGACCTGTTCCGCTTCACCACGGGGCCGAACGCGGAGCTGCACACGGCGGTTCTCCACGCGTTCGGCGAGGCGAACGAGCGCCTTGAGACCGCTCTCACCCTCGACGACGTCCACCACGAGCTGCGCAGGAACCACCGGCCGGTCAGCGACGAGGAGTTGAAGAGCGCCCTCAGGAGTCTGAGGCAGTGGGGGTTGGTCGACACCGTTCAGCACCACGCCACGCACTACACCTCTGCGGACGACTATGAGCGGGAGAACCTCCGGCACGTCCTGACCAGGCGTGGTGAGGCGGCGACGGCGGCCGCCAGGTACGCGCGGAAGATCATCGGCAGCACCGGCGTGCTCGAAGCCGCCCACCTCGACGCCATCGCGGACCGGCTTGAGGAGCTCCGCACGAGCGACGTCCGCACCTACGCGGCGCTTTTGGAGCTCGAGAGTCATCTCGATGCCTTCCAGACCGGCGTCCAGCTGTTCCACGGTGAGCTGAAGCGCGTGCAAACGCAGGATGACGCGAAACGTGAGACCGTTGCTCACTTGCAGACCTTTGTAAGCGACCTCGACGCGCGCAAGGAACGTATTCGGCAGACGCTCGCGCTCATCGACGCAGAAGAAGTGCGCGAACGTGCGCTCAAGAGCGCCCATGTCCGCGATGAGCTGCAGTGGCTGCAACAGCGCAAAGACGCCTGGGCGATGCTCACGGCGTGGTTCGAAGAGCAACGGATCGACGAACTTGAGGACATCGCGCGCACGGTCATTGTCGAGCTGTTGCGCGCGCTCGACCGGATAAGCGAGCAACGGCGCAAGCCCACCAACACTGCCGCCGACTTCCGGGCGCTTGCCAGCTGGTTCGCGCGCACGAACAACGACGACGAGGCGCACGAGCTGTTCAACGCCGCGTTCGGATTGTGGCCGGCCAGGCATGCGCACCTGCAGCACGCGGACGGCGAGCTGATCCCTAGTGCCGAGCCGTGGCACAACACGCCGGCGGTGCCCGTGTCGCCGCAGCTGCGCAGAACCGGCAAACAGGAGCACATCGGCGCGACCGGCAAGGTGCGGGACGTGGAGCAGATCCGCCGGGCGCGCAAGGAGCAGGCGCAGCGCGAGCGGCACGAGCTGGAGCTCGCGTGGCAGCAGTTGCAGACCGACGGGCCCATCAGGATCTCCAGCTTGCAGGAGCTCGACCACGACGCGTTCGACCGGTTGCTCGACCTCGTGGGCAGGGCGCTCGCGGCGTTGCCGGACAGCACCGGGACCCGTGCGGCCTCCACTAGTGACGGGCGGGTGCACATCAGGCTACGCAACGCGCGCGGGTGGGCGAAGATCACCACGCAGCGGGGTACGTTGAGCGGTCCGGACTACGTGATCGAAGTGCAGCGCCGATGAGCAGGACGGGTAACCAGCTCGCGCGGTTGGAGAGCGAGGAGGTGGCGCGTGGCATCAGGATGCTGCTCGCGAGCCCGTTGCTGACCGCCGAGCGCGAGCCCGATGGCTTTGACCTGGTGCGACGTCGCCGCGAGCCGATCACCAAGTGGTTCGACTTCTACTGCGGCTGGCGGCTGCACGTCGAGCCGCGCGCCGGGTACGCGCGGCTCACCAAGACCACGGACCGGCCCGATCCCACCCGGCCTGCCCGCCGGGCGCGGTCGGGAGGGGCGCCGTTCGACCGGCGCCGTTACACGCTGTTGTGCGTGGTGTGCGCGGAGCTGCTGGCCGGGCCGGCGACCACGATCGGTCTGCTCGCGGACCGTGTCCGGCAGACGACGACGGTGGAAGGCATGCCGCCGTTCGACCCCTCGCGCCGTGACGAACGGTCGGCGTTCGTCGACGTCCTGCTGTTCCTGCAGCATCACGGCGCCGTCAAGCCCGTCGACGGCACGACGGAGAGCTTCCTCGACCACCCCGACGCCAAGGTGCTGTACCGGGTCGACGCCACGCTCGTCACCCGGCTGCTCGCCGTACCGACCGCGCCGTCCACAGTGGACGACGTCGGGAGCCTCACCCGCGAGAACCGGTACGACGACAGCTCGACCGCCCAGCGCAACCTGTGGACCAGGCACTCCGTGCTGCGCAGACTGGTCGACGACCCGGTGGTCTACCGCGACGAGCTGACCGACGACCAACGGGCGTTCCTCGCCTCTCCCAGCGGCCGCAAGCTCGTCCACACCGCCGTCGGCATCGCCGGCTGCACGCTGGAGGAGCGCGCCGAGGGGTTCGTGCTGGTCGACGCCGACGCGATCGCGACGGACACGCGGTTCCCCGACGACGACAGCCACGCCAAGGTCGCCGCGCTGATCCTGCTCGACCGGCTCGGGCACGGCGACGCGAGCGAGGACGACCTGGTCGCGGAGACCGACCAGCTGCTGACCCGGTTTCCCAACTGGGCCAAGGCATACCGTTCGGACGGCGGGGCCGCCCGGCTCGCCGACGACGGGCTCGCACTGCTGCGCGCGTTCGGGCTGGCCCGCGTGGACGACGGCAACGTGAG from Lentzea guizhouensis harbors:
- a CDS encoding YbaB/EbfC family nucleoid-associated protein yields the protein MTDPYEYLATFEQRLTQAQDQANAIQTAFRDSRTEAQSPDGSVIITVGSGGRIESLQLTPRADDLGHTTLARTIMDTIRRAQVEAARKIETTLQPLLGDGEGMAFLREQIDQGIAVIDPAGTVEPPPAPGRPAPPRGDDDDFGGNSVLR
- a CDS encoding DUF6346 domain-containing protein, with product MTTRVITTVLLWLAIFYGAQAASLAFDGEASSGGETKGHAQDISCKRNPWAFGLLWSCDATIVANDGKRYAYHRDNSILTPADVGRQVPMTTNSVRSGRSSQASTEWGLAERREPNTAAAVLCAIGLLIVGVIITFRLFRKKAVS
- a CDS encoding DUF2399 domain-containing protein codes for the protein MGGRGPASRTPVRQGVAGPAAGRRHRTPRQTALRPVTHPRPREPRPAAAFPASRRVRLTGAPVDARWDPALTPAMTHTGHCVEEEPVLDDLLDDLSA
- a CDS encoding TIGR02677 family protein codes for the protein MTTFPTVPADLFRFTTGPNAELHTAVLHAFGEANERLETALTLDDVHHELRRNHRPVSDEELKSALRSLRQWGLVDTVQHHATHYTSADDYERENLRHVLTRRGEAATAAARYARKIIGSTGVLEAAHLDAIADRLEELRTSDVRTYAALLELESHLDAFQTGVQLFHGELKRVQTQDDAKRETVAHLQTFVSDLDARKERIRQTLALIDAEEVRERALKSAHVRDELQWLQQRKDAWAMLTAWFEEQRIDELEDIARTVIVELLRALDRISEQRRKPTNTAADFRALASWFARTNNDDEAHELFNAAFGLWPARHAHLQHADGELIPSAEPWHNTPAVPVSPQLRRTGKQEHIGATGKVRDVEQIRRARKEQAQRERHELELAWQQLQTDGPIRISSLQELDHDAFDRLLDLVGRALAALPDSTGTRAASTSDGRVHIRLRNARGWAKITTQRGTLSGPDYVIEVQRR
- a CDS encoding TIGR02678 family protein → MSRTGNQLARLESEEVARGIRMLLASPLLTAEREPDGFDLVRRRREPITKWFDFYCGWRLHVEPRAGYARLTKTTDRPDPTRPARRARSGGAPFDRRRYTLLCVVCAELLAGPATTIGLLADRVRQTTTVEGMPPFDPSRRDERSAFVDVLLFLQHHGAVKPVDGTTESFLDHPDAKVLYRVDATLVTRLLAVPTAPSTVDDVGSLTRENRYDDSSTAQRNLWTRHSVLRRLVDDPVVYRDELTDDQRAFLASPSGRKLVHTAVGIAGCTLEERAEGFVLVDADAIATDTRFPDDDSHAKVAALILLDRLGHGDASEDDLVAETDQLLTRFPNWAKAYRSDGGAARLADDGLALLRAFGLARVDDGNVSRLPAAARYAVEELHD